In a single window of the Anaerocolumna cellulosilytica genome:
- a CDS encoding AAA family ATPase, translating into MQNQQVTGTIVRNMEKVIVGKREVIEFAVIALLAEGHLLLEDVPGVGKTSLANAMAKSIDCGFNRIQFTPDTLPGDITGVSVYNIQKSCFEYNPGAIMNHIILADEVNRTSPKTQASLLEAMEERQVSIDGKTYELPSPFMVIATQNPVDYLGTYNLPEAQLDRFLMKLSIGYPSVADEKRMAEYYMKQSPLKQLMPVTDKETIRNMQEEVKRVQVHRDLTSYMVDIIDSTRKDTNIALGASPRATLALIRASQSAAYFAGRDYCIPDDIQKVILPVIEHRLILSPEARLNKLNAEIILSRIISKFRVPILPVA; encoded by the coding sequence ATGCAAAATCAACAAGTAACGGGAACAATTGTTAGGAATATGGAAAAGGTTATTGTGGGAAAACGAGAGGTTATAGAGTTTGCCGTAATTGCCCTGTTAGCAGAGGGACATCTTTTGTTAGAGGATGTCCCGGGAGTGGGTAAAACTTCATTAGCAAATGCTATGGCCAAGTCCATTGACTGCGGCTTTAACAGGATTCAGTTTACACCGGATACTTTACCGGGAGACATAACTGGTGTATCTGTCTATAATATTCAAAAGAGCTGCTTTGAGTATAATCCGGGTGCAATTATGAATCATATTATTTTAGCGGATGAGGTGAACCGGACTTCACCTAAAACCCAGGCCAGCTTATTAGAGGCAATGGAGGAGCGGCAGGTGAGTATAGATGGGAAAACCTATGAATTACCCAGTCCATTTATGGTTATTGCAACCCAGAATCCGGTGGATTATTTGGGAACATATAATCTCCCGGAAGCTCAGCTTGACCGTTTTCTTATGAAGTTATCTATTGGTTATCCCAGTGTGGCTGATGAAAAAAGAATGGCAGAATATTATATGAAGCAAAGCCCCTTAAAACAATTGATGCCAGTTACGGATAAAGAAACAATTCGAAATATGCAGGAGGAGGTTAAAAGGGTACAGGTACATAGAGACTTAACATCCTATATGGTTGATATTATAGATAGTACCAGAAAGGATACAAACATAGCATTAGGAGCCAGTCCAAGGGCAACACTGGCTTTAATCCGGGCTTCCCAGTCAGCAGCTTATTTTGCAGGAAGGGATTATTGTATTCCTGATGATATACAAAAGGTGATTCTGCCGGTTATTGAGCACCGCCTGATTTTATCCCCGGAAGCTAGATTAAATAAGCTGAATGCAGAAATAATATTATCAAGAATTATCAGTAAATTTCGTGTCCCCATTTTGCCGGTGGCTTAA
- a CDS encoding glycogen/starch/alpha-glucan phosphorylase, with protein MQEYSKKELKDNIEGYVKLLYRKNMEEATGQQIFQGVAYAVKNIIIEDWMKTHKAYEAQDLKTVYYMSMEFLMGRALGNILINLKADKVVEEVLEELGFNLNIIEEQEPDAALGNGGLGRLAACFLDSLSTLLYPAYGCGIRYKYGMFEQKIEDGFQVEVPDNWLKYGNPFEIKRAEYAVEVKFGGYVRLIRDDFGRDKFIQENYQSVLAIPYDLPVTGYGNHVVNTLRIWDAQAINNFNLDSFDRGDYQKAVEQENLARTICEVLYPNDNHYAGKELRLKQQYFFVSASVQRAVSKYMETHEDIKKLPVKICFQLNDTHPTVTVPELMRILLDEYNLGWEEAWDITNHTCAYTNHTIMSEALEKWPIDLFKRLLPRIYQIVEEINRRFEVLLRQTYSLEDFHKKAEKMSILYNGQVRMAHLAIVGSFSVNGVAKLHTEILKAKELKDFYELYPTRFHNKTNGITQRRFLKHGNPLLAKWITDKIGDGWITDLSQIYKLNKYVKNEQCQKEFMQIKHENKLRLAEYIKSHNGIIINPDSIYDVQVKRLHEYKRQLLNILHVMHLYNQLKKNPDRAFYPRTFIFGAKASAGYVRAKAIIKLINSVAEVVNKDAEIGDKLKIVFIENYRVSNAEFIFSAADVSEQISTASKEASGTGNMKFMLNGALTLGTMDGANVEIVEEVGAENAFIFGLTSEQVIEYEQNGGYNPLDIYNTDEDIKLVVDQLINGKYSREDKELFLPLYQSLLYSQGMERADQYFILKDFRAYEEAQKKVESAYVDKSWWAEAVLLNTANSGKFSSDRTIQEYVQEVWHLEKVHM; from the coding sequence ATGCAGGAATATAGTAAAAAAGAATTAAAAGATAATATAGAAGGTTATGTAAAGCTGCTCTACCGAAAGAATATGGAGGAAGCAACCGGTCAGCAGATATTTCAGGGAGTAGCTTATGCTGTAAAGAATATAATTATTGAAGATTGGATGAAGACCCATAAAGCATATGAAGCCCAGGACTTAAAAACCGTCTATTATATGTCTATGGAATTTTTAATGGGGCGTGCCCTGGGAAATATCTTAATTAATCTGAAAGCAGATAAGGTGGTAGAAGAAGTATTAGAAGAACTCGGGTTTAACTTAAATATAATCGAAGAACAGGAGCCGGATGCTGCCTTAGGTAATGGTGGTCTTGGGCGTTTGGCAGCCTGCTTTTTAGATTCTTTATCAACGCTTTTATATCCTGCTTATGGGTGCGGGATACGGTATAAATACGGTATGTTTGAACAAAAGATTGAAGACGGCTTTCAGGTGGAAGTACCAGATAACTGGCTTAAGTATGGTAACCCCTTTGAAATTAAACGTGCAGAATATGCTGTAGAAGTAAAGTTTGGAGGGTATGTCCGTTTAATCCGGGATGATTTCGGAAGAGATAAATTTATTCAGGAGAATTATCAGTCAGTTCTTGCCATACCTTATGACCTGCCAGTTACCGGGTATGGTAATCATGTAGTTAATACTCTGCGTATCTGGGATGCACAGGCAATTAATAATTTTAATCTGGATTCCTTTGATAGAGGGGATTATCAGAAGGCAGTGGAGCAGGAAAACCTGGCAAGAACCATATGTGAAGTACTCTACCCTAACGATAACCACTATGCAGGAAAAGAACTACGGCTAAAGCAGCAGTATTTCTTTGTATCAGCCAGTGTACAGCGGGCAGTGTCAAAGTATATGGAAACGCATGAGGATATAAAAAAACTTCCAGTAAAAATATGCTTTCAGCTTAATGATACTCATCCAACCGTAACGGTTCCGGAGCTGATGCGTATTCTTCTGGATGAATACAACCTCGGTTGGGAGGAAGCCTGGGATATCACAAATCATACTTGTGCCTATACCAATCATACCATTATGTCAGAAGCGTTAGAGAAGTGGCCTATTGACCTATTTAAAAGACTGCTGCCTAGAATTTATCAAATTGTGGAGGAAATTAACCGCAGGTTTGAAGTGTTGTTAAGGCAAACATATTCATTGGAGGATTTTCACAAGAAAGCAGAAAAAATGTCCATTCTCTATAATGGTCAGGTAAGAATGGCACACCTTGCAATTGTTGGTAGTTTTTCTGTTAATGGTGTAGCAAAGCTTCATACGGAAATCTTAAAGGCAAAGGAATTGAAAGATTTTTATGAGCTATACCCCACCCGTTTTCATAATAAAACCAATGGAATTACGCAAAGGCGCTTTTTAAAGCACGGAAATCCACTGTTAGCAAAATGGATAACGGATAAGATTGGGGACGGCTGGATAACGGATTTATCACAAATATATAAGCTGAATAAATATGTAAAGAATGAGCAATGCCAGAAAGAGTTTATGCAGATTAAACACGAGAATAAGTTAAGACTAGCGGAATATATAAAGAGCCATAACGGAATTATAATAAACCCGGACTCTATTTACGACGTACAGGTTAAAAGGCTGCATGAATATAAAAGACAGCTCCTAAACATATTACATGTTATGCATTTATACAACCAATTAAAAAAGAATCCAGACAGGGCGTTTTACCCCAGAACCTTTATCTTTGGAGCCAAGGCTTCCGCAGGTTACGTTCGGGCAAAGGCAATTATCAAGCTGATTAACAGTGTGGCGGAAGTCGTTAACAAGGATGCAGAAATTGGTGACAAATTAAAAATAGTTTTTATAGAGAATTACAGGGTATCGAATGCAGAGTTTATTTTTTCGGCGGCAGATGTATCAGAACAAATCTCAACAGCAAGCAAGGAGGCTTCCGGTACCGGCAATATGAAATTCATGTTAAACGGAGCGTTAACACTTGGAACCATGGATGGAGCCAATGTTGAAATTGTAGAAGAAGTAGGTGCAGAGAATGCCTTTATCTTTGGGCTTACTTCGGAGCAGGTTATAGAGTATGAACAAAACGGAGGTTATAATCCCTTGGATATATATAATACCGACGAAGATATTAAACTTGTGGTTGACCAATTAATAAACGGTAAATATTCAAGAGAAGATAAAGAATTGTTTTTACCCCTTTATCAGTCCTTACTTTATAGCCAGGGAATGGAGAGGGCGGACCAGTACTTTATATTAAAAGATTTTAGGGCATATGAAGAGGCTCAGAAAAAGGTAGAAAGCGCATATGTAGATAAAAGCTGGTGGGCAGAGGCGGTTCTTCTTAATACTGCTAACAGCGGAAAATTTTCCTCAGACAGAACGATACAGGAATATGTACAGGAAGTATGGCACCTAGAGAAGGTTCATATGTAG
- the ileS gene encoding isoleucine--tRNA ligase — protein sequence MYDKVSTNLNFVEREKEVLKFWKNNKIFEKTIEERKNGKPYTFYDGPPTANGKPHIGHVLTRVIKDIIPRYRTMKGYDVLRKAGWDTHGLPVELEVEKKLGLDGKEQIEEYGLEPFIHECKESVWKYKGMWEDFSGTVGYWADMDNPYVTYENDFIESEWWALKQIWEKGLLYKGFKIVPYCPRCGTPLSSHEVAQGYKDVKEKSVIAKFKVKDTENEYILAWTTTPWTLPSNVGLCVNPKETYVKAEVQLNAKGDIIKEDSEDKTPVRTEKYILAEALLSVIEGNYTVLKTYVGTDLEYKEYEPLFNYVTPDKKAYFVTCDTYVTLTDGTGVVHIAPAFGEDDASVGRKYDLPFVQLVDGKGEMKPEVTDFAGMFCKKADEGIIKLLASKGLLFKTLKFEHSYPFCWRCDTPLIYYARESWFVKMTDVKEKLIANNNTINWMPESIGQGRFGDWLKNVQDWGISRDRYWGTPLNIWECEDGHRHAIGSIEELRAMSDNCPEKIELHRPFIDEVTIKCPECGKQMQRVKPVIDCWFDSGSMPFAQWHYPFENKEIFERNFPADFISEAVDQTRGWFYSLLAISTLIFDRAPFKNVIVLGHVQDENGQKMSKSKGNAVDPFDALSEHGADAIRWYFYINSALWLPNRFHRGAVTEGQRKFMGTFWNTYAFFVLYANIDNFDATKYTLDYDKLTVMDKWLLSKLNTVVKTVDEHLESYRITEAARILDDFVDEMSNWYVRRSRERFWAKGMEQDKINAYMTLYTTLVTLAKVSAPFIPYMTEDIYRNLVVNLDKSAPESIHLCAYPTYQEEYIDKELEKNMEAVLEMVVLGRACRNAANIKNRQPIGQMYVKSGYNYTDIAGEQVLGLPEFYREIIEEELNVKAVAFTNDVRNFTSYSFKPQLKTLGPKFGKQIGQIRMLLSELDGNKAMDEINATGGLKVTLDGVEAVLDKEDLLIEAAQTEGYVSDSDKGVTVVLDTKLSKELIEEGFVREIISKIQTMRKDAGFEVMDHIKVSQSDNDSIKEIFERNLNEIKAEVLADEIHLGTAEGFTKEWNINGETVTLGVVKL from the coding sequence ATGTATGATAAAGTCTCTACGAACCTAAATTTTGTGGAACGTGAAAAAGAAGTATTAAAATTCTGGAAAAATAACAAAATCTTTGAAAAGACAATTGAAGAACGAAAAAACGGAAAACCCTATACCTTTTATGATGGCCCTCCAACTGCTAACGGAAAGCCTCATATCGGGCATGTCTTAACAAGGGTTATTAAGGATATTATACCAAGATACCGTACCATGAAAGGTTATGATGTTCTGCGTAAAGCAGGTTGGGATACCCACGGACTTCCGGTTGAATTAGAAGTTGAGAAAAAGCTTGGTCTGGATGGAAAAGAACAGATTGAGGAGTATGGTCTGGAACCTTTTATCCACGAATGCAAGGAAAGTGTCTGGAAGTATAAAGGCATGTGGGAAGACTTCTCCGGAACAGTTGGATACTGGGCAGATATGGATAATCCTTATGTTACCTACGAGAATGATTTTATTGAATCCGAATGGTGGGCATTAAAACAGATTTGGGAAAAAGGCTTACTATATAAAGGTTTTAAAATTGTACCATATTGTCCTAGGTGCGGCACACCTCTGTCAAGCCATGAAGTCGCACAGGGCTATAAGGATGTTAAGGAAAAATCAGTAATAGCAAAATTTAAGGTAAAAGATACGGAAAATGAATATATTCTTGCCTGGACAACAACACCTTGGACATTGCCTTCAAACGTCGGTCTTTGTGTAAATCCAAAAGAAACTTATGTTAAGGCTGAGGTACAATTAAATGCCAAAGGCGATATTATAAAAGAAGATAGTGAAGATAAGACACCTGTTAGGACTGAAAAATACATTCTGGCAGAAGCGTTGTTATCTGTTATTGAAGGAAACTATACGGTTCTTAAAACTTATGTGGGTACGGACTTAGAGTATAAAGAATATGAACCTCTGTTTAATTATGTAACACCGGATAAAAAAGCATATTTTGTTACCTGTGATACCTATGTTACTTTGACAGACGGTACCGGTGTAGTTCATATTGCACCTGCTTTTGGTGAAGATGATGCCAGTGTGGGTCGGAAATATGATTTGCCTTTTGTACAGTTAGTTGACGGGAAAGGCGAGATGAAACCGGAGGTTACTGATTTTGCAGGCATGTTCTGTAAAAAAGCCGATGAAGGCATCATTAAATTGTTAGCATCAAAAGGACTGCTCTTTAAAACCTTAAAATTCGAACACAGCTACCCATTTTGTTGGAGATGCGATACACCATTAATTTATTATGCAAGAGAATCCTGGTTTGTCAAAATGACAGATGTTAAGGAGAAATTGATTGCCAATAACAACACTATTAATTGGATGCCCGAAAGTATTGGACAGGGACGATTTGGAGACTGGTTAAAGAACGTTCAGGATTGGGGCATCAGTCGTGACCGTTATTGGGGAACTCCATTAAATATATGGGAATGTGAGGACGGTCATCGACATGCCATCGGAAGTATTGAAGAACTAAGGGCAATGTCTGATAACTGCCCTGAAAAAATTGAATTACACAGACCTTTTATTGATGAAGTCACTATAAAATGCCCAGAGTGCGGTAAGCAAATGCAACGTGTAAAACCGGTTATTGACTGCTGGTTTGATTCTGGTTCCATGCCTTTTGCACAATGGCACTATCCATTTGAGAACAAGGAAATATTTGAGCGGAATTTCCCGGCTGATTTTATCAGTGAAGCGGTAGACCAGACCAGAGGTTGGTTTTATTCACTTCTTGCAATATCAACCTTGATTTTTGACAGAGCGCCATTTAAAAATGTTATTGTATTAGGTCATGTGCAAGATGAAAACGGACAAAAGATGTCAAAATCCAAAGGAAATGCAGTTGATCCCTTTGACGCATTATCTGAACACGGAGCAGATGCCATCCGCTGGTACTTCTATATCAACAGCGCCTTATGGCTGCCAAACCGTTTCCATCGTGGAGCTGTTACGGAAGGGCAGAGAAAGTTCATGGGAACCTTCTGGAATACCTATGCATTCTTTGTTCTGTATGCGAATATTGATAACTTTGATGCAACAAAATATACATTAGACTATGATAAACTGACGGTAATGGATAAATGGCTTTTATCGAAATTAAATACGGTTGTAAAAACAGTAGATGAGCATCTGGAAAGCTATAGAATTACAGAAGCAGCAAGAATCCTTGATGATTTTGTAGATGAAATGAGTAACTGGTATGTAAGAAGGAGCAGAGAGAGATTTTGGGCCAAGGGAATGGAACAGGATAAAATCAATGCATATATGACCTTGTATACTACGCTTGTTACTCTGGCTAAGGTTTCCGCACCTTTTATTCCTTATATGACAGAAGATATTTACCGCAATCTGGTAGTAAACCTAGATAAGTCAGCACCGGAAAGTATCCATCTGTGTGCATATCCAACGTACCAGGAAGAATATATCGACAAAGAACTGGAAAAAAACATGGAAGCGGTACTTGAAATGGTGGTTCTTGGTCGTGCTTGCAGAAATGCTGCAAATATTAAAAACAGACAGCCAATCGGACAGATGTATGTGAAATCGGGTTATAACTATACGGATATAGCAGGAGAACAAGTTCTTGGATTACCTGAATTCTATAGAGAAATTATTGAAGAGGAACTTAATGTTAAGGCAGTAGCTTTCACAAATGATGTTAGGAACTTTACTTCTTACAGCTTTAAGCCTCAATTAAAGACGTTAGGACCGAAGTTTGGTAAGCAGATTGGGCAGATTCGAATGCTTCTATCTGAACTGGACGGCAATAAGGCTATGGATGAAATCAATGCTACCGGGGGACTTAAAGTAACACTGGATGGAGTAGAAGCGGTTCTTGATAAAGAAGATTTACTAATTGAGGCTGCGCAGACAGAAGGTTATGTTTCCGATTCCGATAAAGGTGTAACGGTAGTACTGGATACAAAGTTGTCTAAAGAGTTGATTGAAGAAGGTTTTGTAAGAGAAATCATCAGTAAGATTCAGACCATGCGTAAGGATGCAGGCTTTGAAGTTATGGACCATATTAAAGTATCCCAAAGCGATAATGATTCCATAAAGGAAATCTTTGAGAGAAACTTAAATGAAATCAAGGCAGAGGTTCTGGCGGATGAAATTCATCTAGGAACAGCAGAAGGTTTTACAAAGGAATGGAACATTAACGGCGAAACTGTTACCTTAGGTGTCGTGAAGTTATAA
- a CDS encoding DUF58 domain-containing protein produces MRKNRLILLLMIAGSGALVSNYGGNAAYALFYGTSILPVVALFYTFYVYIRFRLYQEIGRRIVVKGDLTPYTFTIANEDYITYCSVKVNFLCDKSQIVHSLGLKEYCLLPNSKETMETQLRCNYRGEYYVGAQSVEIVDFLYIFKITYPINSKLKVTVLPRVVSLKKIGFAPIQKDAKNQTFQLYKGMDAMDIESRKYQPGDEKKQIHWKLTAKRGEVYSRKFAPEPRAETTIYLDLSTIREEEIMKLFIEDMILESVLAIANYYRENNNAVRIVYWQGGLQQTIIAGKGEFDFFYHACVSFHFNSDYPIEALIQDGFLYPGSSFHIIITHKLTDELYKSLLLAAEKGKDMALIYIAVDKEIREDILEGLRRHHIPVRIVFQADNLEEVLT; encoded by the coding sequence ATGCGAAAAAATCGATTAATCTTACTACTTATGATAGCAGGTTCAGGTGCGTTGGTCAGTAACTACGGAGGTAATGCAGCCTATGCACTGTTTTACGGGACATCTATCCTGCCAGTGGTTGCTTTATTCTACACTTTTTATGTATACATACGGTTTCGGCTATATCAGGAAATAGGACGGCGCATTGTGGTAAAGGGTGATTTAACACCTTATACCTTTACCATTGCTAATGAAGATTATATTACATACTGTAGTGTAAAAGTGAATTTTTTATGTGATAAATCCCAGATTGTTCATAGCTTGGGTTTAAAGGAGTACTGTCTTTTGCCAAATTCGAAGGAGACAATGGAAACCCAGCTTCGATGTAATTACCGGGGAGAGTATTATGTAGGGGCCCAGTCTGTCGAAATTGTAGATTTTTTATATATATTCAAAATAACATATCCAATTAATTCAAAATTAAAAGTTACCGTTCTTCCAAGGGTGGTTTCCTTGAAAAAAATTGGCTTTGCACCCATTCAAAAGGATGCAAAGAATCAGACATTTCAACTATATAAAGGCATGGATGCTATGGACATTGAAAGTCGTAAGTATCAGCCAGGGGATGAAAAAAAACAGATTCATTGGAAGCTTACTGCCAAACGTGGTGAAGTCTATTCCAGAAAATTTGCACCGGAGCCAAGGGCAGAAACAACGATCTATTTAGATTTGTCCACTATTAGAGAAGAAGAAATAATGAAATTATTTATAGAGGACATGATACTTGAAAGTGTTCTTGCCATTGCCAATTATTATCGGGAGAATAATAATGCTGTACGAATTGTATACTGGCAGGGCGGACTTCAGCAGACCATTATAGCAGGCAAAGGAGAATTTGATTTTTTTTACCATGCCTGTGTATCGTTTCATTTTAATTCAGACTATCCTATTGAGGCACTTATACAGGATGGTTTTTTGTACCCAGGCAGTAGCTTTCATATAATAATAACTCATAAGCTTACGGACGAGTTATATAAGTCTCTGCTTCTAGCAGCAGAAAAAGGAAAGGATATGGCTCTTATCTATATCGCTGTTGATAAAGAGATTAGAGAGGATATTTTAGAGGGACTTAGGCGGCATCATATACCTGTTAGAATTGTGTTCCAGGCAGATAATCTGGAGGAGGTGCTAACATGA
- a CDS encoding DUF4129 domain-containing transglutaminase family protein, with product MIENKKSYRMEKIFPLINTALLSAALVLFLNSYFLLKQPDLLILILAAGGSLLLNLLFRNRTNPFAYCIVGGILAGTLLISYLFKYNILTGFYKVYRWCLSYDGTDESYHRAYALVTILVLQFGACIMFFLTDRIKHSKVLAAIFLPSLLILLTVWEIPVPKLTILVILCYSLTVLSKVRGKKYSRTNTIAGSAQAAMYLVPFCLFIAIFAVSMPSHPEPIKWQGFKNLVKRLDRQGTIWMTKLEYLFDRTGLEFGLRYSGYSEDNGELGGGLETDQTTTLFIKTKKQSTAKGYLIGAVSDTYTGRKWEKSTGEDGFTKPDYIYDFYELLSFFTKVKEAGIDTDNLVQKRNFTIEYNDLKTRSLFYPLKTLNIHFIKKPNYQDTLQGAILFDKAKGIGTKYEVEYYELNLESNTLKLLLKEAENYDSISNRKAFAEALDKESKKVFYHDFSKSGIHIDQMEEELKRRALGIKEQYTQLPKELPDRVYLLAKELTKESKSDYDRLRAIESYLNTLTYTTNIAKTPKGKDFVDYFLFEQQEGYCTYFATAMGVLARCAGIPTRYVEGFVVDYESMMDKDTYEVISSNAHAWIEAYIDGVGWIPFEPTPPFTSGRYAQWKDKIDPYAYTEVSSHQAEVEDMSVSYQDMVEGVKESVTNDTKSLGRKNHVPAIFGITAVILFLTVSLFFVYYRILMNRYNQKFKKASGNEKLFILFHELLRCLGKDGYRLLADETLTAFSERIGERFCYDTIIFSVVAEIFMKVRYGNYVASESQLNLITSFLTQYKKDLIKKRGKVKMFFDRFLYLHVNQ from the coding sequence ATGATAGAGAATAAGAAGTCATATCGTATGGAAAAAATATTTCCATTGATAAATACGGCTCTTTTATCAGCCGCCCTGGTATTATTTTTAAATTCGTATTTTTTGCTAAAACAGCCCGATTTACTGATATTAATTCTGGCAGCCGGAGGAAGCCTACTTCTTAATCTGCTATTCAGGAACAGGACAAATCCCTTTGCTTACTGCATCGTTGGCGGAATACTGGCAGGAACTTTACTCATTAGTTATTTGTTTAAATATAATATTCTGACTGGTTTTTATAAGGTGTATCGTTGGTGTCTATCTTACGATGGTACGGATGAGAGTTATCACAGAGCTTACGCTTTGGTAACAATATTGGTATTACAGTTTGGTGCATGTATAATGTTCTTCCTGACAGACCGGATAAAACATAGTAAGGTTCTGGCAGCCATATTTTTGCCATCGCTTTTAATCCTTTTAACCGTCTGGGAGATACCTGTTCCAAAGCTTACTATTTTGGTTATACTTTGTTATTCTCTTACTGTTTTATCTAAAGTTCGAGGTAAGAAGTATTCAAGAACCAATACGATAGCAGGGTCTGCTCAGGCTGCTATGTATCTGGTACCCTTCTGTCTGTTCATAGCAATTTTTGCTGTAAGCATGCCGTCCCATCCCGAGCCTATAAAGTGGCAGGGATTTAAGAATCTGGTGAAGCGTCTGGACAGACAAGGTACAATCTGGATGACAAAGTTGGAATATTTATTCGACCGGACTGGTTTGGAATTCGGACTACGGTATTCTGGGTATTCAGAGGACAATGGAGAACTTGGTGGAGGGTTAGAAACAGACCAGACTACAACTCTTTTTATTAAGACGAAAAAACAAAGTACTGCCAAAGGGTACCTGATTGGAGCCGTGAGCGATACATACACCGGTCGTAAGTGGGAGAAAAGCACGGGAGAAGATGGATTCACAAAACCGGATTATATATATGATTTTTATGAATTGTTAAGTTTTTTTACCAAAGTAAAAGAGGCGGGAATAGATACAGATAATCTGGTGCAAAAAAGAAATTTCACCATTGAATACAATGATTTAAAAACCCGTTCTTTATTTTATCCTTTGAAGACCTTAAACATACATTTTATAAAAAAACCTAACTATCAGGATACCTTGCAGGGTGCTATTCTGTTTGATAAAGCTAAAGGAATTGGTACAAAATATGAGGTGGAATATTACGAACTCAACCTGGAAAGTAATACTTTGAAGTTACTTCTTAAAGAGGCAGAAAATTATGATTCGATTTCTAACAGAAAGGCTTTTGCAGAGGCTTTAGATAAGGAATCTAAAAAAGTATTTTACCATGACTTTTCTAAAAGCGGCATTCATATCGACCAAATGGAAGAGGAACTTAAACGTCGAGCTTTAGGTATAAAAGAACAATATACACAGCTGCCCAAAGAACTGCCGGACCGAGTGTATCTTTTAGCAAAAGAGCTTACAAAAGAGTCTAAGTCGGATTACGATAGGCTTAGGGCAATTGAAAGTTATCTTAATACTTTAACTTATACTACAAACATTGCAAAAACCCCCAAGGGAAAAGATTTTGTGGATTATTTCTTATTTGAACAGCAGGAGGGATATTGTACATACTTTGCCACTGCGATGGGGGTTCTTGCAAGATGTGCAGGTATACCTACAAGATATGTAGAGGGCTTTGTGGTGGATTATGAATCAATGATGGATAAAGATACGTATGAAGTTATTAGCAGTAATGCCCATGCCTGGATAGAAGCCTATATCGACGGAGTGGGATGGATACCCTTTGAACCTACACCGCCATTTACTTCTGGAAGATATGCACAGTGGAAAGATAAAATTGATCCATATGCGTACACAGAGGTCTCTTCCCACCAGGCTGAAGTTGAAGATATGTCTGTATCCTATCAGGATATGGTGGAGGGGGTTAAAGAAAGTGTTACCAATGATACAAAGTCACTTGGACGTAAAAACCATGTTCCCGCAATTTTTGGTATAACGGCAGTTATTCTATTTTTAACGGTGAGCTTATTTTTTGTGTATTACCGAATTCTAATGAATAGGTATAATCAAAAGTTTAAAAAAGCCTCTGGTAATGAAAAGTTGTTTATTTTATTTCATGAATTATTACGCTGCTTGGGAAAGGATGGTTACCGTTTATTGGCGGATGAAACCCTTACTGCATTTTCGGAGAGAATAGGAGAGCGATTTTGTTATGATACCATTATTTTTTCTGTTGTGGCTGAAATCTTTATGAAGGTGAGATATGGTAATTATGTGGCTTCGGAAAGTCAATTAAACCTTATAACAAGCTTTTTAACACAGTATAAAAAGGATTTAATAAAAAAGCGGGGAAAAGTTAAAATGTTTTTTGATAGATTTCTGTATCTGCATGTTAACCAATGA